TTGTAGATAAAAGTCTATATACATTTACCTTATAAATAAATTAAAATTAATATTACTAAAATACGCAAAGCCCAAAATTACGAGTATTTAAAAATCTTAAGCAAAGCTTTATTGATATACAAAACCTTCGTATGGTGCATTTTCGCATATACATTTTTTAAGCCGGTTTGCTTCTCTGCGAATAATCTGTCTCCATGTAAGCTTTTGTCCTCCTGCTTCTATCTGATCCGTTAATTTAGATATCATTTTCATCTCTATTTTTTGCACTGCTTCATTTGTAAATTTTATCCTTCCGGCATTAGTCTCAAAATCTTTTGCAGTAATCTCTTTTTTATTCAACATCGAAAATATTAGAGTATCACCTAAAATAGGTTTAAAAATCTCAGCCAAATCCAAATGCAAGCTTAAAGAACGATAATTTGGCTCGTGTAAAAAGCCGATTCTAGGATCAAGCTCGGTCTTATAAATTTCACTCAAGCATACATTATAGATACGCGTATTTACATAACTTATAAAGCTATTTATCTTATCAGCCGGAGGACGCTTGGAGCGAACGGTAAATTTAAAGCTCTTTTGGTCGGTTATTATTTCATTCCATTTTTCATAATATAGCTTTTGAAAAGAGCCCTCTACGGCCATTATTTCCGGTATTGTTTTAGCAGCTTCAAGCGCCG
This Campylobacter sp. RM16192 DNA region includes the following protein-coding sequences:
- the cas1 gene encoding CRISPR-associated endonuclease Cas1; the protein is MQKNDRTHFILNPGRLRRQDNNIYFDKYDDEMSVVATKILPINAVDEIYILAKVDMDSYTMAFLADNNVLLHIFSPYQSFRGNFFPNTSNSVNKSGFVLLQQLRSFDDEIKRSYIAREITRVHILNDALNCKKYGVKFDTAPHISALEAAKTIPEIMAVEGSFQKLYYEKWNEIITDQKSFKFTVRSKRPPADKINSFISYVNTRIYNVCLSEIYKTELDPRIGFLHEPNYRSLSLHLDLAEIFKPILGDTLIFSMLNKKEITAKDFETNAGRIKFTNEAVQKIEMKMISKLTDQIEAGGQKLTWRQIIRREANRLKKCICENAPYEGFVYQ